In the genome of Acidimicrobiia bacterium, one region contains:
- a CDS encoding RsmD family RNA methyltransferase: MRIIGGVAGGRRLKGPRSPDTRPMMDRAKEAIFSALGDRVRGAAVLDLYAGSGSLGLEALSRGAASATFVEWGREARAALRDNISAVGLGGEVVAMKVEEFLGRPGPAYDLAFVDPPYALPLPSVEQVLGALSFRLAPGAVAILHRRAGSGEAMPPDGLVAEWRRRYGDADITRLIKEER, from the coding sequence GTGAGGATCATCGGGGGTGTCGCCGGTGGAAGGAGGCTCAAGGGCCCGCGCTCACCGGATACCAGGCCGATGATGGACCGGGCCAAGGAGGCGATCTTCTCGGCGCTCGGTGATCGCGTCCGGGGTGCGGCAGTACTCGACCTCTACGCCGGTTCGGGATCCCTCGGCCTGGAGGCGCTGAGCCGCGGCGCCGCCTCGGCCACCTTCGTCGAGTGGGGGCGAGAGGCCCGCGCCGCCTTGAGGGACAACATCTCCGCCGTCGGGCTTGGAGGCGAGGTTGTGGCCATGAAGGTGGAGGAGTTCCTGGGAAGGCCCGGTCCCGCCTACGACCTGGCATTCGTTGACCCTCCTTACGCCTTGCCGCTACCGTCCGTGGAGCAGGTGCTCGGCGCGCTTTCCTTCAGGCTGGCCCCGGGTGCGGTTGCGATACTGCACCGTCGGGCCGGCAGCGGTGAGGCGATGCCGCCCGACGGCCTCGTGGCCGAATGGCGACGCCGCTACGGCGATGCCGACATCACGAGGTTGATCAAGGAGGAGCGGTGA
- the coaD gene encoding pantetheine-phosphate adenylyltransferase, which produces MITALVPGSFDPPTNGHVDVVSRCASLFERVVVAVVANPSKKALFTIEERRDLLVECCPWENVEVAAFDGLLVDFARDVGANVIVKGLRAMTDFDYEIQLSQMNRHLSGIVTMFVATKPEFGYLSSSLVKEVVALGGEVSGLVPDSVSKALAERYRS; this is translated from the coding sequence GTGATCACTGCGCTGGTTCCGGGGAGCTTCGACCCGCCGACCAACGGCCACGTCGACGTGGTCTCGCGCTGCGCATCGCTGTTCGAGCGGGTGGTGGTCGCCGTCGTCGCCAATCCATCCAAGAAGGCGCTGTTCACCATCGAGGAGAGGCGCGACCTGCTAGTGGAGTGTTGCCCGTGGGAAAACGTCGAGGTGGCCGCATTCGACGGGCTCCTGGTCGACTTCGCTCGCGACGTCGGAGCCAACGTGATAGTCAAGGGGCTGCGGGCGATGACCGACTTCGACTACGAGATCCAGCTATCGCAGATGAACCGGCACCTCTCCGGCATCGTGACCATGTTCGTCGCCACCAAGCCGGAGTTCGGTTACCTGTCGTCTTCCCTGGTCAAGGAGGTCGTCGCCCTGGGCGGCGAGGTTTCCGGCCTGGTTCCCGACTCTGTTTCCAAGGCCCTTGCGGAGAGGTACCGATCATGA
- the plsX gene encoding phosphate acyltransferase PlsX, with protein MARIALDAMGGDLAPEQAVLGGVDAAARGVDVVLVGDDGAIAPILEAQGVSLPIVHAPEVIDMGDDPAAAIRRKKGASVTVAARLVADGEADGMVSAGSTGAAMAAATLVIGRIDGVSRPAIATIFPLGSPTVVLDAGANLEVRPEHLVQFAVMGSVIAEIYLGRERPTVGLLNIGEEPGKGRDLEKAAHAALSMLPDFVGNVEGRDLGRGKADVFVTDGFSGNVLLKTAEGVARVVGRFVLEGLAEGADAATQEALEVLMPHFLALRQRFDPEAYGGAHLVGVRGAVVIAHGSSSRVAIANAVAMAAEGCDRGLVPRIEAGIRG; from the coding sequence ATGGCGCGCATAGCCCTCGATGCGATGGGGGGCGACCTGGCACCCGAACAGGCGGTGCTGGGCGGTGTCGACGCTGCGGCGCGCGGTGTCGATGTCGTCCTGGTCGGTGACGACGGTGCGATCGCCCCGATCCTCGAGGCCCAGGGCGTTTCGCTTCCGATCGTCCACGCTCCCGAGGTCATCGACATGGGTGATGATCCGGCTGCGGCCATTCGCCGCAAGAAGGGCGCCTCGGTGACGGTCGCCGCTCGACTGGTGGCCGATGGTGAGGCCGACGGGATGGTCTCCGCCGGCTCGACGGGAGCGGCGATGGCGGCGGCGACCCTGGTCATCGGTCGTATCGACGGGGTCTCTCGACCGGCGATCGCCACCATCTTCCCCCTGGGGAGCCCGACCGTCGTGCTCGACGCCGGCGCCAACCTCGAGGTCCGTCCAGAGCACCTGGTGCAGTTCGCCGTCATGGGGTCCGTCATCGCCGAGATCTACCTGGGCAGGGAGCGCCCAACGGTGGGGCTGCTCAACATCGGCGAGGAGCCCGGGAAGGGAAGAGATCTCGAGAAGGCTGCCCACGCCGCACTCTCCATGCTCCCCGACTTCGTCGGCAACGTCGAGGGGCGCGATCTGGGCCGCGGGAAGGCCGACGTGTTCGTCACCGACGGGTTCTCCGGCAACGTGCTTCTCAAGACGGCCGAGGGCGTGGCCCGGGTCGTGGGCCGCTTCGTCCTCGAGGGGCTGGCCGAAGGAGCCGACGCCGCCACCCAGGAGGCGCTCGAGGTCCTGATGCCACACTTCCTCGCCCTTCGCCAGCGCTTCGACCCGGAGGCCTACGGCGGGGCTCATCTCGTAGGCGTGCGAGGGGCAGTGGTCATCGCCCATGGGTCGTCCAGCCGGGTGGCCATCGCCAACGCCGTGGCGATGGCGGCCGAAGGGTGCGATCGGGGCCTGGTGCCCCGCATCGAGGCCGGAATCCGTGGCTGA
- the rnc gene encoding ribonuclease III, which produces MAESRGDGDEALGEGRRPVPVGRLERALGHRFADRSLLHRALTHPSMSAEMPGEESNQRLEFLGDAVLDLVVAATLHRDWDLPEGSMSKVRAAVVDEGTLAEVARGIGVDGAIRLGKGEEASGGRNKDPILSDSMEAIIGAVFLDAGFEAAAAVVERLWAPQISIRVEAPGEPDHKTRLQEMLARQGLAPRYEVSGTGPAHRRTFTATVWLSGRPLGTGVGTSKKRAQQEAALAALEVLEAGDA; this is translated from the coding sequence GTGGCTGAGTCCAGGGGTGATGGGGATGAAGCACTCGGCGAGGGTCGGCGGCCGGTCCCGGTGGGGCGGCTGGAACGGGCCCTGGGTCACCGATTCGCCGACCGGTCGCTGCTCCACCGCGCCTTGACCCATCCTTCGATGTCGGCCGAGATGCCCGGGGAGGAGTCGAACCAGCGACTCGAGTTCCTCGGAGACGCCGTGCTCGACCTGGTGGTGGCGGCGACGCTGCATCGGGACTGGGATCTCCCGGAGGGATCGATGAGCAAGGTTCGGGCGGCGGTGGTCGACGAGGGCACCCTGGCCGAGGTGGCACGCGGCATCGGTGTGGACGGCGCCATCCGGCTGGGCAAGGGCGAAGAGGCATCTGGAGGCCGCAACAAGGATCCGATCCTCTCCGACTCCATGGAGGCCATCATCGGGGCGGTGTTCCTCGATGCCGGTTTCGAGGCTGCCGCCGCCGTGGTGGAGAGACTGTGGGCGCCGCAGATCTCCATTCGCGTGGAGGCTCCTGGCGAGCCGGACCACAAGACCCGTCTCCAGGAGATGCTCGCCCGCCAGGGATTGGCACCGCGATATGAGGTGTCAGGGACCGGCCCGGCTCACAGGCGGACCTTCACCGCCACCGTCTGGCTGTCGGGCCGGCCGCTCGGCACCGGCGTCGGGACGTCGAAGAAGCGCGCTCAGCAGGAGGCCGCACTCGCCGCTCTGGAGGTGTTGGAAGCCGGCGATGCCTGA
- the rpmF gene encoding 50S ribosomal protein L32 — MAVPKKKMSRSRTRQRKANWKVEAPNASRCPQCHAAKLPHRACPECGSYRGREVVPS, encoded by the coding sequence ATGGCGGTCCCAAAGAAGAAGATGTCCCGCTCCCGCACCAGGCAGCGCAAGGCGAACTGGAAGGTGGAGGCGCCCAACGCCTCCCGCTGCCCGCAGTGCCACGCAGCCAAGCTTCCCCATCGCGCCTGCCCGGAATGCGGCTCGTACCGCGGCCGGGAGGTCGTCCCGTCCTGA
- a CDS encoding DUF177 domain-containing protein: protein MERGSPFRFPVSDLLSDPGSRRRVSIDAPIDWPLELSVAGPAIHAEIVLQEAAGGILVRATASTTVHHTCHRCLTEWDETMAVSIDEPMGVGDDEDEYPILGEVVDLEPPLRDAVLLEITPVPTCRPECLGLCAVCGADLNTGPCPGHDEEPDSPFASLRGLLET, encoded by the coding sequence GTGGAGCGGGGGTCGCCGTTCCGGTTCCCCGTCTCCGATCTGCTCTCCGACCCGGGCAGCAGGCGTCGGGTCTCCATCGACGCCCCCATCGACTGGCCGCTCGAGCTCTCGGTGGCGGGTCCCGCGATACATGCCGAGATCGTCCTCCAGGAGGCTGCGGGCGGCATCCTGGTGCGGGCGACGGCGTCGACCACCGTGCATCACACCTGCCACCGCTGCCTGACCGAGTGGGACGAGACCATGGCGGTATCGATCGACGAGCCCATGGGCGTGGGCGACGACGAGGACGAGTATCCGATCCTGGGCGAGGTCGTCGACCTCGAGCCGCCGCTGCGCGACGCCGTATTGTTGGAGATCACCCCGGTGCCGACCTGCCGTCCCGAGTGTCTCGGACTTTGCGCCGTGTGCGGAGCCGACTTGAATACGGGTCCCTGCCCGGGGCACGACGAGGAGCCCGACTCCCCGTTCGCATCCCTGCGCGGCCTGCTCGAAACCTGA
- the mutM gene encoding bifunctional DNA-formamidopyrimidine glycosylase/DNA-(apurinic or apyrimidinic site) lyase, whose protein sequence is MPELPEVEATRRHLEPAVVGRRIVAVEVRRSRMVRRHPDPDAFADMVAGRRVRRLWRRGKFLLADLDGDIVWVTHLGMSGRIALAESGDAVAPHTQVVVALDGGAEVRLVDPRTFGFVAAFTPEDLEVALGGLGPDALDDLPSAVALADALSRRTAPIKALLLDQRILAGLGNIYADEVLHRARISPLRPGGSLEHGELAALRRAIRPVLRAGLRRGGTSLGDLAYLLPDGRAGEHLAHLAVYGRDGEVCRRCGSEIVRTTIRARSSHWCPGCQA, encoded by the coding sequence ATGCCTGAACTGCCCGAGGTCGAGGCGACCCGGCGGCATCTCGAGCCTGCCGTGGTGGGGAGGCGGATCGTCGCCGTCGAGGTGCGCCGCAGCCGCATGGTGCGGCGGCATCCGGATCCCGACGCCTTCGCCGACATGGTGGCGGGGCGACGGGTGCGCCGTCTGTGGCGGCGGGGAAAGTTCCTGCTCGCCGACCTGGATGGCGACATCGTCTGGGTGACCCACCTGGGAATGTCGGGTCGCATCGCCCTGGCCGAGAGTGGCGACGCGGTGGCACCGCACACCCAGGTGGTGGTGGCTCTCGACGGCGGGGCGGAGGTGCGGCTGGTCGACCCACGCACGTTCGGGTTCGTGGCCGCCTTCACGCCGGAGGATCTCGAGGTCGCCCTCGGCGGGTTGGGGCCCGATGCCCTCGACGATCTGCCGTCGGCGGTGGCACTCGCCGACGCCCTCTCTCGGCGGACCGCTCCGATCAAGGCGCTGCTCCTCGATCAGCGGATCTTGGCCGGCCTGGGGAACATCTACGCCGACGAGGTGCTGCATCGGGCTCGGATCTCGCCGCTGCGCCCCGGCGGCTCGCTGGAGCACGGCGAGTTGGCGGCACTGAGAAGGGCGATCCGCCCGGTGCTTCGCGCCGGGCTGCGTAGGGGCGGCACCAGCCTCGGAGACCTGGCGTATCTGCTGCCCGACGGGCGGGCCGGTGAGCACCTCGCTCACCTTGCCGTGTACGGGCGCGACGGTGAGGTCTGCCGGAGGTGCGGCAGCGAGATCGTGCGCACGACGATACGCGCCAGGAGCAGCCACTGGTGCCCGGGATGCCAGGCGTGA
- the recG gene encoding ATP-dependent DNA helicase RecG has protein sequence MTGNSLAELADKDIDLVPGLRGKRGADLRKAGVATVADLLLHIPRRYLDRSKTVPLEALPLGEEVTVFGRVERIKERRPRRNLLIVEATIDDGTGILHVVWFNQSFRMRQLAEGTEVALSGKVERYRGRLQMQGPDADVLDRSGESLITGRVMPVHPTVGGVGPGHLRRAIHDALRKARPMPDPLPDEARVRLGLVERDRAIGDIHFPSEVSDAIAARRRLAFDELFRLEVALAARRQRIVDTAEGIAHSTDTGLVEEYLSSLPFEPTAAQLRVIDEIRSDMAAPHPMHRLLQGEVGSGKTVVAMAALLIAVQGGHQGAVMAPTEVLAEQHHLGLAPLGALVGVRMALLTGSSPDREQVLAAVSAGTVDVVVGTHALIQEGVRFARLGLAVVDEQHRFGVHQRVELRERSEGPQPDMLIMTATPIPRTLAMTLYGDLVMSRLDEMPRGRMPVETVVLAQDEQGEEQVFARIGAEVAAGRQAFVVCPLVEDSEKLAAVSATAEHRRLAEAWPDLRFGLLHGQMRSAEKEAVMAEVRRREIDVLVATTVIEVGIDVPNATVMVVEDADRFGLSQLHQLRGRVGRGEHRSWCFLMASEPSEEGSARLAAMASTNDGFRLAEEDLRIRGQGTAFGSRQAGGTDLRIADILADQELLEIARREGFALVAADPGLRRHPAIAEEVNAFIGRSDEWLFIS, from the coding sequence ATGACCGGGAACTCGCTCGCCGAGCTGGCGGACAAGGACATCGACCTCGTTCCCGGCCTGCGAGGAAAGCGCGGGGCAGATCTGCGCAAGGCGGGTGTCGCCACCGTCGCCGATCTGCTGCTCCACATCCCCCGCAGGTACCTGGATCGCTCCAAGACGGTCCCCCTCGAGGCGCTTCCGCTGGGCGAGGAGGTGACGGTGTTCGGCCGGGTGGAACGGATCAAGGAGCGGCGCCCCCGCCGCAACCTGCTCATCGTGGAGGCGACCATCGACGACGGGACCGGCATCCTGCACGTGGTCTGGTTCAACCAGTCGTTTCGCATGAGGCAACTCGCCGAGGGCACCGAGGTGGCCCTCTCCGGCAAGGTGGAGCGGTATCGGGGGAGGCTGCAGATGCAGGGGCCCGATGCCGATGTGCTCGACCGGTCCGGGGAGTCGCTGATCACCGGGCGGGTGATGCCGGTGCACCCCACCGTGGGCGGAGTGGGCCCGGGCCACCTGCGGCGCGCCATCCACGACGCCCTGCGCAAGGCGCGCCCGATGCCCGACCCGCTTCCCGATGAGGCGAGGGTACGCCTCGGGCTGGTGGAGCGCGACCGGGCCATCGGCGACATCCACTTCCCTTCGGAGGTGTCCGACGCCATTGCTGCACGCCGTCGGCTCGCCTTCGACGAGCTGTTCCGCCTGGAGGTGGCGCTGGCCGCCCGCCGCCAGCGGATCGTGGACACGGCCGAGGGAATCGCCCACAGCACCGACACCGGGCTGGTCGAGGAGTACCTGTCCTCCCTGCCCTTCGAACCGACCGCCGCCCAACTCCGGGTGATCGACGAGATCCGATCCGACATGGCGGCCCCTCATCCCATGCACCGGCTGCTTCAGGGGGAGGTCGGCTCCGGCAAGACCGTGGTGGCGATGGCGGCCCTGCTCATCGCCGTCCAGGGCGGACACCAGGGGGCCGTGATGGCGCCCACCGAGGTGCTGGCGGAGCAGCACCATCTGGGCCTGGCGCCGCTGGGGGCCCTGGTCGGAGTCCGCATGGCCCTGCTCACCGGATCGTCGCCCGATCGGGAGCAGGTGCTGGCGGCGGTGTCCGCCGGCACCGTCGACGTGGTGGTCGGCACCCACGCCCTCATCCAGGAGGGGGTTCGCTTCGCAAGACTCGGGCTGGCAGTGGTCGACGAGCAGCACCGCTTCGGCGTCCACCAGCGGGTGGAGCTGAGGGAGCGCTCCGAGGGACCGCAGCCGGACATGCTGATCATGACGGCCACCCCCATTCCCCGCACCTTGGCGATGACCCTCTACGGTGACTTGGTGATGTCGCGTCTCGACGAGATGCCCCGGGGCCGGATGCCGGTCGAGACCGTGGTCCTGGCGCAGGACGAGCAGGGCGAAGAGCAGGTGTTCGCCCGCATCGGCGCCGAGGTGGCTGCCGGGCGTCAGGCTTTCGTGGTGTGCCCGCTGGTGGAGGACTCGGAGAAGCTGGCTGCGGTCTCTGCGACCGCCGAGCATCGACGCCTCGCCGAGGCATGGCCCGACCTGCGCTTCGGGCTCCTCCACGGGCAGATGCGCTCCGCAGAGAAGGAAGCGGTGATGGCGGAGGTGCGTCGCCGGGAGATCGACGTGCTGGTGGCGACGACGGTGATCGAGGTCGGCATCGACGTGCCCAACGCCACGGTGATGGTCGTCGAGGACGCCGACCGCTTCGGGCTGAGCCAGCTGCATCAGCTTCGAGGTCGCGTCGGTCGCGGTGAGCACCGATCGTGGTGCTTCCTCATGGCATCGGAGCCCTCGGAGGAGGGCTCCGCCCGCCTGGCCGCCATGGCCTCCACCAACGACGGGTTCCGCCTCGCCGAGGAGGACCTGCGGATCAGGGGCCAGGGCACCGCCTTCGGATCGCGTCAGGCAGGGGGCACCGACCTCCGGATCGCCGACATCCTCGCCGACCAGGAGTTGCTCGAGATCGCTCGTCGCGAGGGTTTCGCCCTGGTGGCGGCCGATCCGGGGCTGCGCAGGCACCCGGCGATCGCCGAAGAGGTGAACGCCTTCATCGGGCGCTCCGACGAGTGGCTGTTCATCTCGTGA